A window of Candidatus Omnitrophota bacterium contains these coding sequences:
- a CDS encoding DegT/DnrJ/EryC1/StrS family aminotransferase: MKEELAIHGGPKTIQCPLPGWPSFDEKTLQAVLEPLKTGRVNYWTGTKGMEFEKKFAEWTGTRFAISTTNGTSALHTALASLGIGPGDEVIVPSYTFIASSFSIVQAGAIPRFADVNKEDHCLSVESARKLINNRTKAVMPVHLYGNVADMDPILDLAREHNLFVIEDNAEAYGGVYKGKKTGSLGHAAACSFCQNKTFTTGGEGGMVTTDDEETAWRCRSIRDHGYDVKERLRLLELEQKLPYIHTQVGWNYRMTEMQSVIGLCELERIDDWNMPRRRRNAQILLDALHGVPQILYLPVDTPERRNGWYVFPITLDIDNMQCDIPTFLTALGAEGVPCWKVFWPQCHTEQAYVQHNGIGDSKFPFESREYTYPESVDYSKVEVPNAEWHQKRTFITFIFPTYEEELMRAIASGIRKVIEAYS, encoded by the coding sequence ATGAAAGAAGAACTCGCTATTCATGGTGGTCCCAAGACTATTCAATGTCCTCTTCCCGGCTGGCCGTCATTTGATGAAAAAACGCTGCAAGCCGTACTCGAACCATTGAAAACCGGCCGCGTCAATTATTGGACTGGAACCAAGGGCATGGAGTTCGAAAAAAAATTCGCCGAATGGACGGGAACCCGTTTCGCCATCAGCACCACCAACGGCACCAGCGCTTTGCATACGGCTTTGGCGAGTTTGGGGATCGGCCCCGGCGACGAGGTGATAGTCCCTAGCTACACCTTCATCGCTTCGTCCTTTTCCATCGTACAGGCGGGCGCCATTCCCCGCTTCGCCGACGTCAATAAGGAAGATCATTGCCTCAGCGTCGAATCGGCGCGTAAGTTGATCAACAACCGCACCAAGGCCGTCATGCCGGTGCATCTCTACGGCAACGTCGCCGACATGGATCCCATACTCGATCTAGCGCGCGAACATAACCTTTTCGTCATCGAAGACAACGCCGAAGCCTATGGAGGCGTATACAAAGGCAAGAAAACAGGAAGCCTCGGCCACGCCGCCGCTTGCAGTTTTTGCCAAAACAAAACCTTCACCACCGGCGGCGAAGGCGGCATGGTTACCACCGACGACGAAGAAACCGCTTGGCGCTGCCGCAGTATCCGCGATCACGGCTACGACGTGAAAGAGCGCCTGCGATTGCTAGAACTGGAGCAAAAACTGCCTTACATTCACACCCAAGTCGGCTGGAACTACCGCATGACCGAAATGCAATCGGTCATCGGCCTATGCGAATTGGAGCGCATCGACGATTGGAATATGCCGCGCCGCCGCCGCAACGCTCAAATTCTCCTCGACGCGCTGCATGGCGTTCCGCAGATACTCTATCTCCCCGTCGATACGCCCGAACGCCGCAATGGATGGTACGTCTTTCCTATCACCTTGGACATCGACAATATGCAGTGCGACATACCAACGTTCCTAACGGCTCTCGGCGCCGAGGGCGTTCCCTGTTGGAAAGTCTTTTGGCCCCAATGCCATACGGAACAGGCGTACGTCCAGCATAACGGCATCGGCGATTCCAAATTCCCCTTCGAAAGCCGGGAATATACCTATCCCGAATCCGTGGATTACTCCAAAGTAGAAGTTCCCAACGCCGAATGGCATCAAAAACGCACTTTCATCACCTTCATCTTTCCAACGTATGAAGAAGAACTCATGCGCGCCATCGCCAGCGGCATCCGCAAAGTCATCGAAGCCTATTCTTAA
- a CDS encoding neutral/alkaline non-lysosomal ceramidase N-terminal domain-containing protein translates to MASISFGFAEDGTNAKTLLAGAAKSNITPMLDVSLAGWMTDRTASHIHDDLYARCLVLNNGEAEIAIAICDLLAIGREQADEAKRLIQKHTGILPERILIAATHTHTGPTTAHVFQSEPDKEYIRWCAQRIADGVRRAKNNLRPARIAWGAGNEESLVFNRRYFMKPGTMPENPWGRNDDLVKMNPGYDNPNVEKPAGPVDPQLCVIAIQDLEGYPIAVLGNYALHYVGSENGNEVSADYFGMWDDLVERELAPVKNSEKPPCIAILTNGTSGDINNIDIHKRVKPSYPYDQMNQVARIAAAKALKVMENMEYRDWVPLDIKEKWLETGVRKPSADEIEEAKNILQQAGSEIKTLRQIYARESVLMADWPEKVEIPVQALRIGDAGIATLPGEVFVELGLEVKKKSPFLLTFCIELANAYDGYIPTAAAHQQGGYETWRARSSFLAPDAGAKIVAAALDMLEQIHGDK, encoded by the coding sequence TTGGCAAGCATCTCATTCGGTTTTGCCGAAGATGGAACAAACGCCAAAACCTTGCTGGCCGGAGCGGCGAAATCCAATATTACTCCTATGTTGGACGTTTCGCTGGCGGGTTGGATGACGGATCGGACCGCTTCCCATATTCACGATGATTTATACGCCCGCTGTCTGGTGCTAAATAATGGAGAAGCGGAAATCGCCATTGCGATCTGCGATCTGCTCGCCATTGGCCGCGAACAGGCCGACGAGGCAAAGCGGCTCATCCAAAAACATACTGGTATTCTTCCCGAACGCATTCTTATCGCCGCCACGCATACGCATACCGGACCCACGACAGCTCACGTTTTTCAAAGCGAGCCGGATAAGGAATATATCCGCTGGTGCGCGCAGCGCATCGCCGACGGCGTGCGGCGGGCGAAAAACAACCTGCGGCCCGCCCGTATCGCTTGGGGCGCGGGAAATGAGGAGAGCCTGGTTTTCAATCGGCGTTATTTCATGAAGCCGGGAACCATGCCGGAAAATCCTTGGGGACGGAACGACGATCTGGTCAAGATGAATCCCGGCTACGATAATCCCAATGTGGAAAAACCGGCGGGGCCGGTCGATCCCCAATTGTGCGTAATCGCTATCCAAGACTTGGAAGGATATCCTATCGCCGTCCTGGGCAACTACGCGCTGCATTATGTGGGCAGCGAAAATGGAAACGAGGTCAGCGCCGATTATTTCGGTATGTGGGACGATCTTGTAGAACGGGAACTGGCGCCGGTAAAGAATTCGGAGAAGCCGCCTTGCATTGCGATTCTGACGAATGGAACTTCGGGCGATATCAATAATATAGACATTCATAAACGAGTTAAGCCATCTTATCCTTACGATCAGATGAATCAGGTCGCCCGCATCGCGGCGGCGAAGGCGCTCAAGGTAATGGAGAATATGGAATATCGCGACTGGGTTCCTTTGGATATAAAAGAAAAATGGCTGGAAACCGGCGTTCGCAAGCCATCCGCCGATGAAATTGAGGAAGCGAAAAACATTTTGCAGCAGGCGGGATCCGAGATAAAAACTCTGCGCCAAATTTATGCGCGGGAATCAGTGTTGATGGCGGATTGGCCGGAAAAGGTGGAAATTCCCGTTCAAGCGCTGCGAATCGGGGACGCTGGAATCGCAACCCTTCCGGGCGAGGTTTTTGTGGAATTAGGGCTGGAAGTGAAAAAGAAGAGTCCCTTCCTGCTTACGTTTTGCATCGAATTGGCGAACGCTTACGACGGCTACATCCCTACCGCTGCCGCTCACCAACAGGGAGGCTATGAAACCTGGCGCGCCCGATCCAGCTTTCTCGCGCCGGATGCGGGAGCGAAAATCGTTGCGGCGGCGCTCGATATGTTGGAACAAATTCATGGAGATAAATGA